In Aedes albopictus strain Foshan chromosome 3, AalbF5, whole genome shotgun sequence, the genomic window GAGGCTCCCTAATTTGACCCTCGGGCGATCGTCGAGAAAAAACGGATCAACCAACGGTTCTTCTCGTTCGTGATCGTCGAAATCGCCGTCGCCGCCGAAGTTGGCCAATTCGAAATGAAGCAATTGACCTTTCGCTCGGTGGTCGGCGGTCGTGCGCTCTCCTCCCCCTCCTTGTTGTGTTTTATTGGTcgattttgttgttttttttttttgcgataacGTGATTCGCAGACCCCTGTTCCTGTTTACCTGACGCGGGATTAGTCGGTTAGTTATGATGACCATGCGTGTCAGTCTGTGGGTGAAGGAGGTTTAGTCAGTTTAGTCCGAATGAGTCGGCGATTGTCTCTAGGGATGTCGCAACTTTCAACCATATGTGTTTTCAAAACAAATCATCCAGATTTCTACAAGCAATGGTCAAGTAATACGTACGAGTGGTAACACCCTCCATGATCATGTACGCGTTCTGCTGGGGATCGAATAATTTGACGTTTGACAGATGATCGATAAGATCGATCAATCCAATCCAGCATTTTACGAGCGCTAATGGCCGCCAAAATGTGGCTCACTTTCTGGTAGGGGTCAgccgatttgacgtttcgtttgtgtcgtttgacagctgatcgataagatcgatcatcaatcttatcgatcagctgtcaaacAACACAAGCGAAACGTCAAGTCGGCTGATCCCTACTAGAAAGTGAGCCACATTATGGCGGCCATTAGCGCTGCATTGGATTGATCATTCGTCGAAGAACACGTTCGTCAAATCATTGGATCCCTACCGGAAATTGAGCGTATTTGTGGAGAGCATTTGTGTATGTCAGCCTACTGTAAATCATCACGATCATGCTTGGTTTCTAATTGGGATCAATCGATCGCCCTTCAAGATCATGTCGTTTGACAGTTGTTGACTATCAATCTTATCGTTCAACTGTCAAACGGCGCAAACCAGATGACAGATTGTATGATCCATACCAGAAAAGAAGTTTGATTGTGGTCCTCAAAAAATCTGGATAGGTTTGAAATTGATCGATCTGAAAATTCAATAACTTTACGACATCCCTAGTTTCTATCTTCCACGCCAAGTTAGTCGATTAGAACGGTTATCGAGAGACTCGTACTGCTCCAGTGCCACTGTCCTCCTGGTCCTCCGGTTGATGCTAATTGCCTCGTTCCTTTCCAGAAGAAGAACCACCGAGATCTGGTTGTGTTGCAATCAGATCACCACCACCGCCGTTCTGACAAACGATCTGGACGTGAACCAACAACAAAGAGGATCGCCGTGAAACGTGTGAAATATAATCCCTCATCGCAATGCGCTGGCTGCCTCGACGGCGTCGTCAGTCGAGCGAAGCGAGCGAAATGTGATGAGGATTCGACCACCGAGGCGTCTTTTTACGCGGACAATGGGAAACCGGCCGTCGCCGTGTTAGAAACTGGACGCTTGTTAGCACGCTATATACAGATTTGGTTGGGGTCCAGTCCCGGAGGTTTCCATTGACCGGTAAAAGAGACGGTTTTACGGAGCAATCCCAGACGTCGAGTCGGAACGGCGAGGATCGCGGCGCGCGATTGATGCTAATCCTCCATGCGTAGCTGGTGCTACCGCCCCTAGCTGAAACCTGCTGTAACGATACAAAGTTCGCTTGCACTTACGCAGAAACCCTTGAGGGTAACCTGGACCGAGGATCGCGGGAACCGCACCTAAACCTGGACAAGAACCTACCGTCGTCATTACCGTTTGGGTCGTTCATCGAGGAGCCGGAGTGGCCACCCATACCGACCGACATCTGACCCACGGAAGACTGCTGTGGACCGTGCGGCCCCAGCGAGGACATTCCCTGTTGGCCGAGGCCACCCGGCTGGGACAGTGATGTGATCGTGTGCGACGGCTGCGGTTGTCCCAGTCCGGACACGTGGTGCAGCGACGGATGGTGCGCGTCCAGGGCCACCGGCTGCAGCGTGATGAGCGATGCCGGTGGAAGCTGGTGCGCTACGTGGGCTGCCGGCTTTCCGTAGGACGGGTGCATCACCAGGTTGTTGTTTTCGTTCAAGTGGTGGCCGGGAACCACCGGGTAGCTCATGCTGTAGCTGGTCGATGTAGTCGTGTAGGCGGTGCTCATGCCCACCGCGTTGAGCAGGTGCTGCTGTTCGGCCTGGGAGACCGTCTGCTGCTGGGACGACGGGTGCTGCTGGTGTTGATTGCTTGGTAACATCTTGAGGGGCGCGGTTTGCGTGTGGGACGGATTGATGATCACTTAGCTTACGGGTTTGATAACTTAATATTTGGTTGAGTTGACAGCCTTGTCGCTCCTTGTCAAGGTGATTGCAGTTGCCGTATAGAGAGTACGATTGCAGTGCGCTTACGTGTCTAGCTTAGCTTTAGAGATTAAGAATTACTGTATTGCTCGATGAGGAGTATCGTTGAGATGTGTATATCCTTAAAGTTAGACGATGAATATCTTGAAGGGAGAAGAGAGGAAAGAAATTTGTTAGTGATACAGTTCTGGCGAAATCTACAGACATGAGTGGCGTTGTCTGTTCTCCCCGTAGCGACCTTTTCGGTGATCTCCGTGATCAATTGCTTTGCGATCGACGCTCTCCAAAAAAGGAACCAGAACGCTCAAGACTTTTGGCACTTGCAGATGCAAGTCCCGTTGCTTTTCAGTAAACCTCTCAAGCAAAACTGTGACAAAGGTAAACGACCGAGGCGCGATCGCAATTACAGCTCTCGCGGTGCGACACGATCGCCTTGCGCCTTCGTTCTGTCGCCTCGGAGAGGcgtcacacacatacacacaatgCGCGCCCAACCCAACCCAACCCCGCCAAGAGGCCAAACCAGTTCAACCGGGTCGAAACGAGACGCGCTTTGGCGTTATGCTCTATTATGTAACGgctgactggctgactgactCGCTCAATAAACCGGAAGAGGAACGGCTTCGTTCCAGCAGCCAGCGTGGAGAACGAATCGAGCCGAACCGAATCGAACAAAAGGGGGTCATAAAACAAACCTGATAGGGAGGAGGCGTGCGCGCATATTTAATGCAGCTGATCAAGCGCGAAATCGACACGGGATGATACACGGCGAAGACTCGCTCGCTACACTGCGGAAATGGCAGGCCGAGATCCACGTGCGGCGGCGGCGCAGCGGCGTGAGCTTGCACACAGATCACATAAATCATCTCCCGCCGTTGCCGTTTCCCGCCCGCCTTTGTATTGCCCA contains:
- the LOC109411625 gene encoding uncharacterized protein LOC109411625 — translated: MLPSNQHQQHPSSQQQTVSQAEQQHLLNAVGMSTAYTTTSTSYSMSYPVVPGHHLNENNNLVMHPSYGKPAAHVAHQLPPASLITLQPVALDAHHPSLHHVSGLGQPQPSHTITSLSQPGGLGQQGMSSLGPHGPQQSSVGQMSVGMGGHSGSSMNDPNGNDDGRFLSRFRCGSRDPRSRLPSRVSA